In Pseudomonas hamedanensis, a single window of DNA contains:
- a CDS encoding NAD-dependent epimerase/dehydratase family protein, producing the protein MKITVFGGGGFIGSTIVDRLLLDGHSIRVFERPRVVEYRKFLPHECVEWMTGDLSSISDINKAVEGADAVFHLVSTTLPKSSNEDPVYDVQSNVVASLQLLNAMVAHKVGRIVFISSGGTVYGAPKYLPIDEKHPTDPEVSYGITKLTIEKYLQMYNHLYGIKPVVLRVANPYGERQRVETAQGAVGVFIHNVLKGLPIEVWGDGSVERDFLHVSDVAEAFAKALTYSGNVSVFNISSGVGTSLNSLMSMIEEVSGEPVARNYKPGRPFDVPVSVLSNDLARDELGWEPKVSMQEGIVRTFEWAKNENQK; encoded by the coding sequence ATGAAGATTACAGTATTTGGTGGCGGCGGTTTTATCGGGTCAACTATAGTTGACCGTTTGTTGTTGGATGGCCATTCGATTCGAGTCTTCGAGAGACCTCGGGTAGTTGAGTACCGTAAGTTTTTACCTCATGAATGTGTCGAATGGATGACAGGTGACCTGTCATCGATCAGCGATATAAATAAAGCTGTCGAAGGCGCTGATGCTGTTTTTCACCTGGTCTCCACCACGCTACCGAAAAGCTCGAACGAAGATCCGGTTTACGATGTGCAGAGCAATGTGGTCGCAAGTTTGCAGTTGCTCAATGCGATGGTGGCCCACAAGGTGGGGCGGATTGTATTTATTTCTTCCGGTGGCACGGTCTATGGTGCTCCTAAATACCTGCCCATCGATGAAAAACATCCCACTGACCCAGAAGTTTCCTATGGTATTACCAAGCTGACCATTGAGAAATATCTGCAGATGTACAACCATCTCTATGGCATCAAGCCCGTTGTTCTTCGAGTCGCCAACCCCTATGGCGAACGTCAGCGCGTGGAGACGGCGCAGGGAGCGGTCGGGGTGTTCATCCATAACGTATTGAAGGGACTGCCAATCGAAGTTTGGGGTGATGGTAGTGTTGAGCGCGACTTCCTTCATGTCAGTGATGTGGCAGAAGCATTTGCCAAAGCGTTGACATATTCGGGTAACGTCAGTGTGTTCAATATCAGCTCGGGAGTCGGCACCAGCCTGAACAGCTTGATGTCAATGATCGAAGAGGTCAGCGGTGAGCCGGTTGCCAGAAACTATAAGCCAGGACGACCTTTTGACGTGCCGGTCAGTGTCTTGAGCAACGATCTGGCACGGGATGAGTTGGGATGGGAGCCCAAGGTGTCAATGCAGGAAGGTATAGTCAGAACTTTTGAGTGGGCCAAGAACGAAAACCAGAAATGA
- a CDS encoding glycosyltransferase family 4 protein, which translates to MLNSAHRDYSSVSALGEMTKRYEPSPELSDGGRQGHVLVVSCSNAALTDFFSLYRSLLGQTFQAWKWLICLEESEKQQMSAAFLQAITADKRVQVMGRKECAVTGDIWKEPEYIVLADAATEFDPTFIEKGIWCLESNPEFAFCNSFGTIKKEGLVEVRHNLSEGKYYLDNPHAKVRGVIARTPILLQAFEDIALLPDGREPTSLLARLADAGHWGFTIAESLQSCGTVSLPQGNDALPEMPLKPVPSPQRRYPSAYETLPEGVAFSNPLNCNPRGRRVMFLLPWMVEGGADRVNIDLIQGLVTGGADVTVCATLEADHRWQDRFAELTSDIFILPNFLSLSDFPRFLLYLIDSRRIDTVLVAGSTLGYQLLPYLRTAAPNTTFVDLCHTEEMHWLNGGHPRFGVGYQDALDMNVVSTRHLSEWMVQRNANASKIRVMYTGIKSHPVSLTKNQRAEMQRGFGLDEHALTIIFAGRMCNQKRPLKLAEILHALKQAGVRFNALIIGEGELRPAFESLISQFDLATEVHVVGAKPHDEWLSLLAISDVLLMPSEYEGISVALLESMAAGVVPVVADVGGQDELVGEETGYLIPHGEDEVGRYVDVLRALSLDAAMRERKAQECRQLIEAHYTAAATNRQWLEILDEAQANRAASAKPFLPSGLARELATTALENRRLTSYLDYLYATHCLTNEAQTVEPIKAGILQLIFAQLRQYPLMKYLSEKPLLKKILRKLKALVS; encoded by the coding sequence ATGTTGAACTCCGCGCACCGTGATTATTCTTCAGTCTCCGCTCTGGGCGAAATGACAAAACGTTATGAGCCAAGTCCTGAGCTTTCCGACGGGGGGCGGCAGGGCCACGTGCTTGTTGTCAGCTGTTCGAATGCGGCTCTGACAGACTTTTTCAGTCTATACCGCTCACTGCTCGGCCAGACATTCCAGGCCTGGAAGTGGTTGATATGCCTTGAGGAAAGTGAAAAGCAGCAAATGAGCGCTGCTTTTCTTCAAGCGATAACCGCCGATAAGCGCGTGCAGGTGATGGGGCGCAAAGAATGTGCTGTCACGGGTGATATCTGGAAAGAACCTGAATATATCGTACTGGCTGATGCGGCGACGGAGTTCGATCCGACCTTTATTGAAAAAGGAATCTGGTGTCTCGAATCGAATCCGGAATTTGCTTTTTGCAACTCCTTCGGCACGATCAAAAAAGAGGGGCTCGTAGAGGTACGACATAACTTAAGTGAGGGCAAGTATTATCTTGATAATCCACATGCCAAGGTTAGAGGCGTTATTGCTCGCACGCCTATACTTCTGCAGGCGTTTGAAGACATAGCGCTCTTGCCTGATGGGCGTGAGCCGACATCGTTGCTCGCCCGCCTGGCGGATGCGGGTCACTGGGGGTTTACCATTGCGGAGTCCCTGCAAAGTTGCGGCACTGTGTCGTTGCCACAAGGTAACGATGCTTTGCCCGAGATGCCGCTCAAGCCGGTTCCGAGCCCTCAGCGGCGTTATCCGTCGGCTTATGAAACACTGCCCGAGGGGGTCGCGTTCAGCAATCCCCTTAATTGCAATCCTCGCGGCAGGCGAGTCATGTTTCTCCTGCCGTGGATGGTGGAGGGCGGGGCTGACCGGGTGAATATCGACCTGATACAGGGTCTTGTCACCGGTGGGGCTGATGTGACGGTTTGCGCCACGCTTGAGGCAGACCATCGCTGGCAGGACCGTTTCGCGGAGCTGACTTCAGATATTTTTATACTGCCCAATTTTCTCTCGCTATCTGATTTCCCACGGTTTTTGTTATATCTCATAGACTCCAGACGCATTGATACCGTGTTGGTCGCCGGAAGTACCTTGGGTTACCAGCTTCTGCCGTATCTGCGCACAGCTGCACCAAACACAACGTTTGTCGATTTATGCCACACCGAGGAGATGCATTGGCTCAATGGTGGGCATCCACGATTTGGGGTGGGTTATCAGGACGCGCTGGACATGAATGTGGTCAGTACACGTCATTTGTCCGAGTGGATGGTTCAACGTAACGCGAACGCCAGCAAGATCCGGGTTATGTATACGGGAATCAAATCGCATCCTGTTTCGCTCACTAAAAACCAGCGGGCTGAAATGCAACGTGGTTTCGGTCTCGACGAACACGCGCTGACGATCATTTTTGCGGGTCGGATGTGCAATCAGAAGCGCCCGTTGAAACTGGCCGAGATACTCCATGCGCTGAAGCAGGCCGGCGTTCGCTTCAATGCGTTGATCATTGGTGAAGGGGAGTTGCGCCCGGCGTTCGAGAGCTTGATCAGCCAGTTCGATTTGGCTACAGAAGTCCATGTAGTGGGCGCGAAACCGCATGACGAGTGGCTTTCGTTGCTGGCGATTTCGGATGTGCTGTTGATGCCGTCGGAATATGAGGGGATCTCGGTCGCGCTTCTTGAGTCGATGGCGGCAGGCGTTGTTCCTGTTGTAGCGGACGTCGGTGGGCAGGATGAGTTGGTGGGAGAGGAAACCGGATATCTGATCCCTCACGGCGAAGATGAGGTCGGCCGATATGTCGATGTATTGCGTGCGCTCTCTCTTGACGCTGCGATGCGTGAGCGAAAGGCACAAGAGTGCCGGCAGCTGATCGAGGCGCATTATACCGCGGCGGCGACTAACCGTCAGTGGCTTGAGATACTGGATGAAGCTCAAGCCAACAGAGCGGCGTCAGCTAAGCCGTTTCTACCCTCTGGGCTAGCGCGAGAACTGGCAACGACAGCGTTAGAGAATCGGCGTCTGACTTCGTATCTGGACTATCTTTACGCCACACACTGCTTGACAAACGAAGCTCAAACCGTTGAACCAATCAAGGCTGGCATTCTTCAGTTAATATTTGCGCAACTTCGCCAATATCCCCTGATGAAATACTTATCTGAAAAACCGCTGCTTAAAAAAATCTTGCGAAAGTTGAAAGCGTTGGTTTCTTGA